Proteins co-encoded in one Bacillus sp. FSL H8-0547 genomic window:
- a CDS encoding 5-oxoprolinase subunit PxpA, whose amino-acid sequence MRKVDINCDMGESFGAYTIGSDEDILGFITSANIACGFHAGDPSTMRKTVQLALQKNVAIGAHPGFQDLAGFGRRNMDLTPQEIYDLVVYQIGSLAAFTASEGGRMHHVKPHGALYNMASVNRLISEAIAEAVYKVNPELILYGLSGSELVKAGERIGLKTANEVFADRTYQDDGTLTSRKDPQALITNHQSAADQVIQMVQDGTVISAAGNTVSLKADTICIHGDGTHALEFARYINARLSESGIRILSTLDVLT is encoded by the coding sequence ATGCGGAAAGTAGATATTAACTGTGACATGGGAGAAAGCTTTGGTGCATACACCATCGGAAGCGATGAAGACATTCTCGGATTTATCACTTCAGCAAACATAGCATGCGGTTTTCATGCAGGCGATCCATCCACAATGAGAAAGACTGTACAGCTTGCTCTTCAGAAAAACGTGGCGATTGGAGCACATCCCGGTTTTCAGGATCTTGCCGGTTTCGGAAGAAGAAACATGGATTTAACGCCGCAGGAAATATATGATCTGGTCGTCTATCAAATCGGATCACTTGCTGCTTTTACCGCTTCAGAAGGCGGAAGAATGCATCATGTTAAGCCGCACGGGGCACTTTATAACATGGCTTCTGTTAATCGACTTATTTCTGAAGCGATAGCTGAAGCTGTTTACAAAGTAAATCCTGAACTTATCCTTTACGGACTTTCAGGAAGCGAGCTTGTAAAAGCCGGAGAAAGAATCGGTCTGAAGACGGCAAATGAAGTCTTCGCTGACAGGACCTATCAAGATGACGGCACTCTTACTTCTAGAAAAGATCCACAAGCACTTATAACAAATCATCAATCAGCTGCAGATCAGGTCATCCAAATGGTTCAGGACGGCACTGTGATTTCTGCTGCTGGAAATACGGTATCCCTGAAAGCTGATACAATCTGCATTCACGGTGACGGTACACATGCACTTGAATTTGCACGCTACATAAACGCAAGACTTTCTGAGTCGGGCATTAGGATTCTTTCCACATTAGACGTTTTAACATAA
- a CDS encoding glycosyltransferase, which translates to MVTISLCMIVKNEEEVLARCLDCVKDIVDEINIVDTGSTDKTVEIAKQYTDRIFHHEWTGFAPARNESFRHATKEYIFYLDADDILSEEDQEKLKKLKETLDPAVDSVSMFYNAGTDEFGNVTLRYRRNRLVKTSKNYKWEGDVHNYLNVTGNIINSDIAITHKKTGHAVGRNLNIYKMKIERGDVFGARDYFYYGNELRENGHYQEAIEAYTKNIDLKEGWVEDKVYACINRADCYRFLGDLDQELKSLFASFAFSKTPRSETCSRIGYNFQRKKDYKSAIYWYERAVEEVPDENRWSFSYPAYSTWYPHLQMCVCYDRLGETEKAYQHNEEARKYRPEDKSVLSNKAYFEKKLGK; encoded by the coding sequence ATGGTAACCATCAGCTTATGCATGATCGTCAAAAATGAAGAAGAAGTTTTGGCACGCTGTCTGGACTGCGTAAAAGATATTGTGGATGAAATCAACATTGTAGATACGGGCTCGACAGATAAAACGGTTGAAATTGCCAAGCAGTATACAGACCGGATATTTCACCATGAATGGACCGGTTTTGCCCCGGCACGAAATGAGTCATTCAGGCACGCGACTAAGGAGTATATTTTCTATCTGGATGCAGACGATATTTTGTCTGAAGAGGATCAGGAGAAATTAAAGAAATTAAAGGAAACGCTAGATCCTGCGGTTGATTCCGTGTCCATGTTCTATAATGCCGGAACCGATGAGTTCGGAAATGTGACTCTACGCTACAGACGGAACAGACTTGTGAAAACATCGAAAAACTACAAGTGGGAGGGAGATGTCCATAATTATCTGAATGTCACAGGCAACATTATTAATTCAGATATCGCCATTACCCATAAAAAAACAGGGCATGCGGTCGGCCGTAATTTGAATATTTACAAGATGAAAATTGAACGCGGAGACGTATTCGGTGCAAGAGATTACTTTTACTACGGCAATGAATTGCGCGAGAACGGTCATTATCAGGAAGCGATCGAAGCATATACGAAAAATATTGACTTGAAAGAAGGGTGGGTTGAGGATAAAGTTTATGCCTGCATCAACAGAGCGGACTGCTACCGGTTTTTGGGAGACCTGGACCAGGAATTAAAGTCTCTTTTTGCATCGTTTGCTTTTTCAAAAACACCTAGGTCCGAAACGTGCAGCCGGATTGGCTACAATTTTCAGCGGAAAAAAGACTACAAATCAGCTATCTACTGGTACGAAAGAGCGGTAGAGGAAGTGCCGGATGAAAACAGGTGGAGTTTCAGCTATCCTGCCTACTCAACATGGTATCCGCATCTTCAGATGTGTGTCTGCTATGACAGGCTCGGTGAGACAGAAAAAGCGTATCAGCATAATGAAGAAGCCAGAAAATACAGGCCGGAAGACAAAAGTGTGCTGAGCAATAAAGCTTATTTTGAAAAAAAACTCGGAAAATGA
- a CDS encoding NTTRR-F1 domain, with protein MSIENLVINGGFESGTLTPWIGLNASVNTLFPHSGFRSVRLLGGNVNSFVYQLVDVDPGDSFEMVVSLTKSSGLPSPPMTLAVNYYDASFTFLGYGLITNIASNTIPLSENDTWIEVYQTTSAAPAGTVHAMVLVNKLPLAGTADIYVDDISLIGTLAGGGATGPTGATGATGATGVTGATGATGATGATGATGATGATGATGATGATGATGATGATGVTGATGATGVTGATGVTGATGVTGATGVTGATGATGVTGAIGATGVTGATGATGATGATGATGVTGATGVTGATGATGATGVTGATGATGATGATGATGVTGATGATGATGATGATGATGATGATGATGVTGATGATGATGVTGATGATGATGATGATGATGATGATGATGATGATGATGATGATGVTGATGATGATGATGATGATGVTGATGATGATGATGATGATGATGVTGATGVTGATGVTGATGATGVTGATGATGVTGATGATGATGVTGATGATGVTGATGVTGATGVTGATGVFDPDATIENVGPEVSSQFSELRTAERTPVIELTSVYGISVLRDTISTSGTGAVTNDGTEYLVTTSAGGGDFATLDSAERGRYQPGYACEAGIGIRLPAAPAGNQVARWGYFDDENGYFFGQDAVNGIFVAIRRAGTDTIIPQTSWNVDPLDGTGPSGATLNLASGNIFQIVYTWYGYGIIEFNVVIPNVVTLAQEVITVNRFDPVAQTSIADPNQPLRAQVTNNGTASPLTLYVGGRQYSIIGNYNPVYRITSDRRTVTATGTLTPIISFQRKPVFPAGSGRANSVSVKLEGIDLVTSDDIYYQIILDGTINGTFVNFPTATTNIPVNETALLVNNTLTTITGGQVILQGLAAGVAGSSRILASALLLDFELPDDSTVTLAVANLLGGSNSVTAAFRVTEEW; from the coding sequence GTGTCCATTGAAAATCTTGTTATAAATGGCGGATTTGAATCGGGAACATTGACGCCATGGATCGGGCTGAATGCTTCTGTAAATACATTGTTTCCCCACAGCGGCTTTCGGTCTGTAAGATTGCTTGGGGGAAATGTCAATTCATTTGTTTACCAGCTTGTTGACGTAGATCCAGGTGATTCGTTTGAAATGGTTGTTTCGCTGACGAAATCAAGTGGTCTGCCTTCACCGCCTATGACACTTGCAGTCAATTATTATGATGCTTCTTTTACGTTCTTGGGGTACGGACTTATTACTAATATTGCTTCAAACACAATTCCTCTCTCTGAAAACGATACATGGATAGAGGTTTATCAGACAACATCAGCTGCTCCTGCAGGAACTGTTCATGCGATGGTGCTGGTCAACAAACTGCCTTTAGCCGGAACTGCAGATATTTACGTCGATGACATTTCTTTAATTGGAACGTTGGCAGGCGGAGGTGCTACTGGACCAACTGGAGCCACAGGAGCAACTGGAGCCACAGGAGTAACTGGAGCTACAGGAGCTACAGGAGCAACGGGAGCAACGGGAGCAACTGGAGCAACTGGAGCAACTGGAGCCACAGGAGCCACAGGAGCTACAGGAGCAACTGGAGCCACAGGAGCTACAGGAGTAACTGGAGCCACAGGGGCAACTGGTGTAACTGGAGCCACAGGAGTAACTGGAGCCACAGGAGTAACTGGAGCCACAGGGGTAACTGGAGCCACAGGAGCCACAGGAGTAACTGGAGCCATAGGAGCAACTGGAGTCACAGGAGCTACAGGAGCCACAGGAGCTACAGGAGCTACAGGAGCAACTGGAGTCACAGGAGCAACTGGAGTCACAGGAGCTACAGGAGCTACAGGAGCAACTGGAGTCACAGGAGCTACAGGAGCAACTGGAGCTACAGGAGCAACGGGAGCAACTGGAGTCACAGGAGCTACAGGAGCCACAGGAGCCACAGGAGCTACAGGAGCAACTGGAGCAACTGGAGCTACAGGAGCTACAGGAGCAACTGGAGTCACAGGAGCAACGGGAGCAACGGGAGCAACTGGAGTCACAGGAGCAACGGGAGCAACTGGAGCAACGGGAGCAACGGGAGCAACTGGAGCTACAGGAGCAACTGGAGCTACAGGAGCAACTGGAGCTACAGGAGCAACTGGAGCTACAGGAGCAACTGGAGCCACAGGAGTAACTGGAGCAACTGGAGCCACAGGGGCAACTGGAGCTACAGGAGCAACTGGAGCCACAGGAGTAACTGGAGCAACTGGAGCCACAGGGGCAACTGGAGCAACTGGAGCCACAGGGGCAACTGGAGCTACAGGAGTAACTGGAGCCACAGGAGTAACTGGAGCCACAGGAGTAACTGGAGCAACTGGAGCCACAGGAGTAACTGGAGCCACAGGAGCAACGGGAGTCACAGGAGCTACAGGAGCAACTGGAGCCACAGGAGTAACTGGAGCTACAGGAGCAACCGGAGTCACAGGAGCAACTGGTGTAACTGGAGCCACAGGAGTAACTGGAGCCACAGGGGTATTTGATCCCGATGCAACCATTGAGAACGTTGGTCCGGAAGTTAGTTCGCAATTTTCTGAGCTTAGAACCGCAGAAAGGACTCCAGTAATTGAGCTTACTTCCGTTTATGGAATTTCCGTTTTAAGAGACACCATTAGTACTTCTGGTACTGGGGCTGTAACAAATGATGGAACAGAATATCTTGTAACTACCTCAGCTGGTGGCGGTGACTTCGCAACTTTAGACAGTGCTGAACGAGGCAGATATCAGCCGGGCTATGCGTGTGAGGCAGGAATTGGAATCAGGCTCCCTGCTGCACCTGCTGGCAACCAAGTCGCTCGCTGGGGATACTTTGATGATGAGAATGGGTATTTCTTCGGGCAGGATGCTGTAAATGGTATTTTTGTTGCGATTAGGCGAGCAGGAACAGACACAATCATTCCGCAGACGAGCTGGAATGTTGACCCTCTCGATGGCACAGGTCCAAGCGGAGCAACACTAAATCTAGCTTCAGGAAACATTTTTCAAATTGTTTATACATGGTACGGGTATGGAATTATTGAATTTAATGTTGTAATTCCCAATGTCGTTACCCTTGCCCAGGAAGTCATAACAGTAAACCGGTTTGATCCTGTTGCACAAACAAGTATTGCTGATCCAAATCAGCCGTTGAGAGCACAAGTTACTAACAACGGAACTGCTTCCCCTCTGACTTTGTATGTAGGAGGGAGACAATACAGCATTATTGGCAACTATAATCCTGTTTACAGGATCACTTCTGACCGGAGAACAGTTACTGCAACCGGAACGCTGACTCCTATCATTTCGTTTCAGAGAAAACCAGTCTTTCCTGCAGGATCAGGAAGAGCAAATTCCGTAAGTGTAAAGCTTGAAGGAATCGATTTGGTTACTTCAGATGATATTTATTACCAAATCATTCTTGATGGCACGATTAATGGTACTTTCGTGAATTTTCCTACAGCAACAACAAATATTCCAGTTAATGAAACAGCTCTTCTTGTTAACAACACGCTGACAACGATTACTGGAGGCCAGGTCATACTGCAGGGATTGGCTGCTGGCGTAGCAGGTTCAAGCAGGATATTAGCTTCAGCTCTTCTTCTTGATTTCGAACTTCCGGATGACTCCACAGTCACACTTGCGGTAGCCAATCTCCTTGGCGGATCTAATTCAGTGACCGCAGCATTCAGAGTAACGGAGGAGTGGTAG
- a CDS encoding NTTRR-F1 domain: protein MTIQNRIINGGFETGSLSPWTGQNASITSAQAHSGFFSASLLGGSANSFILQRVAANPGETFELIVSLAKNGNLPSGPVTLQVSYYSAANAFLGYGVITNITANNLPTAGNDTWLEVYQTTTPAPPGTTNALVLINKLPQANTADILVDDVALLSSAGAGGVTGATGPAGATGATGPAGVTGATGATGPAGTTGATGATGATGATGATGATGATGATGATGATGATGATGATGATGATGATGATGATGATGATGATGATGATGATGATGATGATGATGVTGATGATGATGATGATGATGATGATGATGAPGATGATGATGATGATGATGATGATGATGATGATGATGATGATGATGATGATGATGATGATGATGATGATGDTGATGATGATGATGATGATGATGERGPTGPTGPAQPVSSSIFDIQQTAAVPITVGVETTVTTVTLSVATGNKMKVDNNVQLAFVTTANWSIVYNMRIRRDGVLIEELTTSRSGSPSGTQRFLNANTLVDTAPSTNASSSYTVSILVTTASNVTSVSAETRTQNIIRFV from the coding sequence TTGACTATACAAAACAGAATCATAAATGGCGGTTTCGAAACGGGAAGTCTGTCTCCCTGGACAGGGCAGAACGCATCGATTACCTCAGCCCAAGCACACAGCGGTTTTTTCTCAGCCAGCTTGCTTGGCGGCTCTGCCAACTCATTTATATTACAGAGAGTTGCTGCAAATCCGGGAGAAACCTTTGAGCTTATCGTATCTTTAGCGAAAAATGGAAATCTTCCAAGTGGTCCTGTAACTCTCCAAGTTTCTTATTATTCGGCTGCAAATGCGTTTTTAGGATATGGCGTCATTACCAATATTACCGCAAATAATCTGCCTACAGCCGGGAATGATACCTGGCTTGAGGTATATCAGACAACAACTCCAGCACCGCCTGGGACAACAAATGCACTTGTATTGATCAATAAACTTCCACAGGCAAATACAGCTGATATCCTCGTCGATGACGTAGCGCTGTTAAGTTCAGCAGGTGCCGGAGGAGTGACTGGAGCCACGGGCCCTGCCGGAGCTACTGGTGCTACGGGACCGGCGGGAGTTACAGGTGCAACTGGTGCTACGGGACCTGCTGGAACTACAGGTGCGACTGGTGCTACGGGAGCTACGGGAGCTACGGGAGCAACAGGTGCAACCGGAGCAACGGGAGCAACAGGAGCAACGGGAGCAACGGGAGCAACAGGAGCAACGGGAGCAACGGGAGCAACAGGAGCGACTGGAGCAACAGGTGCAACGGGAGCCACAGGTGCAACGGGAGCCACAGGAGCGACTGGAGCAACAGGTGCAACGGGAGCCACAGGTGCAACGGGAGCCACAGGAGCGACTGGAGCAACAGGTGTAACAGGAGCAACCGGAGCCACAGGAGCGACTGGAGCAACAGGAGCAACAGGAGCCACAGGAGCTACAGGTGCAACTGGAGCCACAGGAGCTCCGGGTGCAACCGGAGCCACAGGAGCTACGGGTGCAACCGGAGCCACAGGTGCAACGGGAGCAACCGGAGCCACAGGAGCGACTGGAGCCACAGGTGCAACGGGAGCCACAGGAGCCACAGGAGCTACGGGTGCAACCGGAGCCACAGGAGCAACGGGAGCAACAGGAGCGACTGGAGCAACAGGAGCAACGGGAGCAACGGGAGCTACGGGAGACACAGGAGCAACAGGAGCAACGGGTGCAACCGGAGCCACAGGAGCAACCGGAGCTACAGGTGCCACAGGGGAAAGAGGTCCAACAGGTCCAACAGGCCCGGCTCAGCCAGTTAGTTCTTCAATTTTTGACATCCAGCAAACAGCTGCAGTACCAATCACTGTGGGTGTTGAGACAACCGTAACAACGGTTACATTATCTGTCGCTACTGGTAATAAAATGAAAGTGGATAACAATGTGCAGTTGGCATTTGTTACAACGGCGAACTGGAGTATTGTTTATAATATGAGGATTAGAAGAGATGGAGTGCTCATAGAAGAGTTGACGACTTCACGATCAGGAAGCCCTTCAGGCACGCAAAGATTTTTAAATGCAAATACGCTTGTAGACACCGCGCCTTCAACTAATGCAAGCAGCTCTTACACGGTCAGTATTTTAGTAACTACAGCATCAAACGTAACAAGTGTCAGTGCAGAAACAAGAACTCAAAACATTATCAGGTTTGTATAA
- a CDS encoding biotin-dependent carboxyltransferase family protein, with product MTMLVKKPGLLTTVQDLGRYGFQKYGVIVSGSMDTLSHRIANLLVGNDEHEAVIEMTMIGARFEFQDDALISICGGDFSPNIDSRPVKMWRPVLIRKGSILSFGHVKKGCRAYLAAAGGYLTQKIMGSKSTYLRAGIGGVDGRALETGDVVEIGERSPFADFWLTQLQQRAPYTELDWSVSPEFHPFVREEEKVQLVKGRQYGDFSDESKKALFSEPFKITPQSDRMGYRLEGPKLQLKKKEEMVSEAVSFGTIQVPADGNPIILLADRQTTGGYAKIGQAASIDLPYLAQFKPGDTIHFKEISIDEAQKQLLEREKMLHHLKEGLHLKLHAGR from the coding sequence ATGACCATGCTTGTTAAAAAGCCGGGTCTTCTTACAACCGTGCAGGACCTCGGACGCTATGGCTTTCAAAAATACGGAGTCATTGTAAGCGGATCAATGGATACCCTCTCCCACCGGATTGCCAATCTCCTCGTTGGAAATGATGAACATGAGGCAGTCATTGAAATGACGATGATCGGTGCGCGGTTTGAGTTTCAGGACGATGCACTGATCAGTATATGCGGCGGAGATTTTTCCCCTAACATTGACAGCAGGCCCGTAAAAATGTGGAGACCCGTTTTAATCAGAAAAGGAAGCATTCTCTCTTTTGGACATGTAAAAAAGGGCTGCAGAGCCTATCTTGCTGCCGCTGGCGGTTATCTTACTCAAAAAATCATGGGAAGCAAATCAACCTATTTAAGGGCCGGAATTGGCGGAGTTGACGGCAGGGCGCTGGAAACGGGGGATGTAGTCGAAATTGGCGAAAGATCACCGTTTGCTGACTTTTGGCTCACGCAGCTCCAGCAAAGGGCGCCTTATACAGAACTTGACTGGTCCGTATCACCCGAATTTCATCCTTTTGTCAGAGAAGAAGAAAAAGTACAGCTGGTGAAAGGAAGACAATACGGTGATTTTTCAGACGAAAGCAAAAAAGCACTGTTTTCTGAACCGTTCAAGATCACTCCGCAATCAGACAGAATGGGCTATCGCTTGGAAGGACCGAAACTCCAATTAAAGAAAAAAGAAGAAATGGTTTCTGAAGCCGTCAGCTTCGGCACCATTCAGGTTCCGGCGGATGGAAATCCAATCATCCTGCTTGCAGACAGGCAAACGACCGGAGGCTATGCGAAAATCGGACAGGCAGCATCGATTGATCTTCCATACCTCGCCCAATTCAAGCCTGGAGATACGATTCACTTTAAAGAAATCTCTATAGATGAAGCCCAGAAGCAATTGCTTGAAAGAGAAAAAATGCTGCATCATTTAAAAGAAGGACTTCATCTGAAATTACATGCCGGGAGATGA
- the pxpB gene encoding 5-oxoprolinase subunit PxpB: MDYTVNHMGDSTVVIEFGKTIDHKVHEHVQQVFSFFEKQSPDWMIECIPAFTTVAILYDPVKVYSHTKKALPHETVTDYIKDTLRNISTLQPAEGRKIEIPVCYGGEFGPDLAFVAEHNSLTQDEVIRIHSGTEYLVYMIGFAPGFPYIGGMSEKIAAPRKDTPRAKIPAGSVGIAGNQTGIYPIETPGGWQLIGQTPLPLFQPESESPSLLKAGDMITFKPITAEQFKDEKEKRP; this comes from the coding sequence ATGGATTATACAGTGAATCATATGGGAGACAGTACGGTGGTCATTGAGTTTGGTAAAACGATTGATCATAAAGTGCACGAGCATGTTCAGCAGGTGTTCTCATTTTTTGAAAAACAATCGCCCGACTGGATGATTGAGTGTATTCCTGCTTTTACTACGGTTGCCATCCTTTATGACCCTGTCAAAGTGTACAGCCATACGAAAAAAGCACTTCCCCATGAAACGGTAACAGATTACATAAAAGACACATTAAGAAACATTAGCACGCTTCAACCAGCTGAAGGAAGAAAGATTGAAATCCCTGTTTGCTACGGAGGCGAGTTTGGCCCTGATCTGGCATTCGTTGCAGAACATAACAGCCTCACTCAGGATGAAGTCATCAGAATCCATTCAGGAACAGAATATTTAGTCTACATGATCGGCTTCGCTCCTGGCTTTCCCTACATTGGAGGAATGTCAGAAAAAATTGCCGCACCGAGAAAAGATACTCCGAGAGCGAAGATTCCTGCAGGTTCAGTAGGAATTGCAGGGAACCAAACAGGCATTTATCCGATTGAAACGCCAGGAGGATGGCAGCTCATCGGACAGACTCCCCTCCCGCTTTTTCAGCCTGAAAGTGAATCTCCGAGTCTACTAAAAGCAGGAGATATGATCACATTTAAACCAATTACAGCTGAACAATTCAAGGATGAAAAGGAGAAGAGACCATGA
- a CDS encoding NTTRR-F1 domain, which translates to MTLVNRITNSSFESGDFGSWIPFNAEITREYSHSGYFAARLTGDFQNGYVFQIVEANPGERYELKVSLARTSVEFSAPITLSVAFYDDEFTFIEYGLITVIDQERIPFIGNEGWQEIYQLTSIAPLGSAQALVLVDNLPRISSSDVLVDDVFLSTVESFLGPTGSTGGPTGAPGPTGAAGPTGAPGPTGEAGPTGAPGPTGAGGGATGPAGPTGPQGLPGVTGATGPTGEGVTQNSMSASNTSGSVIAVVLGGTDVPLPDNQSLDSFTANGANTSFTVPAAGRYYLSYQVNTTAALLLSSRLVLNGNPIPGSIFTPALSVSQFNNQLIVNLAAGDTLSLQLFGLLGAATLSSDGSTGAVLTAIRLQ; encoded by the coding sequence GTGACGTTAGTTAATAGAATTACGAATAGCAGTTTTGAGTCTGGAGATTTTGGTTCATGGATTCCATTCAATGCAGAGATTACAAGGGAATATTCACACAGTGGATATTTTGCAGCAAGATTAACAGGTGATTTTCAAAATGGATATGTGTTTCAAATCGTGGAAGCGAATCCTGGTGAGCGGTACGAGCTGAAAGTATCTTTGGCCAGAACCAGTGTGGAATTCAGTGCGCCAATAACACTGTCGGTAGCGTTTTATGACGATGAGTTTACCTTCATTGAATATGGTCTGATAACAGTTATCGACCAAGAAAGAATTCCTTTTATAGGGAACGAAGGCTGGCAGGAAATTTATCAACTTACCTCAATAGCTCCGCTCGGGAGTGCGCAAGCATTGGTTCTTGTTGATAACCTCCCTCGTATATCTTCTTCAGATGTTTTAGTCGATGATGTATTTTTGAGTACAGTTGAAAGCTTTTTGGGCCCGACTGGTTCAACTGGTGGACCTACAGGAGCTCCTGGACCTACAGGAGCAGCAGGACCTACAGGAGCTCCTGGACCTACAGGAGAAGCTGGGCCAACAGGAGCACCGGGACCTACAGGAGCTGGTGGAGGGGCAACTGGACCAGCTGGACCTACGGGGCCGCAAGGGTTGCCGGGGGTAACTGGAGCTACAGGACCTACAGGTGAAGGTGTGACCCAAAACTCAATGTCCGCTTCAAATACAAGTGGTTCGGTTATTGCTGTGGTTCTAGGGGGCACGGATGTTCCGCTTCCAGATAATCAGAGTCTTGATAGTTTTACTGCTAATGGGGCAAATACATCTTTCACTGTGCCTGCAGCAGGAAGGTATTATCTTTCTTACCAGGTTAACACAACAGCGGCTCTGCTGCTGAGTTCACGACTTGTCTTAAACGGTAATCCGATTCCAGGCTCTATTTTTACTCCTGCATTAAGTGTTTCACAATTTAACAATCAGCTTATTGTGAATTTGGCTGCAGGGGACACTCTCTCACTTCAGCTATTCGGGCTTCTGGGTGCAGCCACATTAAGCAGCGACGGTTCTACTGGTGCAGTGTTAACAGCGATCCGTCTGCAATAG
- a CDS encoding NRAMP family divalent metal transporter, translated as MKQQSNFSLLLGAAFLMATSAIGPGFLTQTTHFTQALAASFGFVILMSILIDIGAQLNIWRIIAVSEKPAQEIANAVLPGLGTFLAILIVLGGLAFNIGNIGGAGLGTNVIFGVSPELGALLSGIVAIGIFLVKEAGKVMDRFAQAMGFIMIALTVYVMFSAQPPVGEAAVKTFVPDEIDFLAIVTLVGGTVGGYITFAGGHRLLEAGIKGKAALPQVTKSSISAIGIASLMRVFLFLATLGIVSQGLQLDPANPPASVFKYAAGNAGYKMFGVIMWAAAVTSVVGAAYTSVSFIRTFSPVIEKYHKWFIVGFIAISTAVFVSIGQPVKILILAGSLNGLILPLALGVMLIAAHKVKLVGDYKHPVWLTIFGAVIVVAMAIMGGYSLFTGLPKLF; from the coding sequence ATGAAACAACAATCGAATTTCAGTCTGCTTCTTGGAGCTGCATTCCTGATGGCGACATCTGCCATAGGACCAGGCTTTTTAACTCAGACCACCCATTTTACACAGGCTCTTGCCGCAAGCTTTGGTTTTGTCATTTTAATGTCCATTTTAATTGATATTGGGGCTCAGCTTAACATCTGGAGAATTATTGCGGTATCAGAAAAACCCGCACAGGAAATCGCGAATGCCGTCCTGCCCGGTCTTGGAACGTTTCTTGCCATTTTGATTGTTCTTGGCGGACTTGCTTTTAATATCGGGAATATCGGCGGTGCGGGACTTGGAACAAACGTCATCTTCGGCGTTTCGCCTGAACTCGGCGCCCTGCTCAGCGGAATTGTTGCCATCGGTATTTTTCTGGTTAAAGAAGCGGGGAAAGTGATGGACCGGTTCGCTCAGGCAATGGGCTTTATCATGATTGCCCTCACTGTATATGTGATGTTTTCTGCACAGCCGCCGGTCGGAGAAGCAGCTGTTAAAACGTTTGTGCCTGATGAAATCGATTTTCTAGCCATTGTAACACTTGTCGGCGGAACGGTCGGAGGGTACATTACATTTGCCGGGGGTCACCGCCTTTTGGAAGCAGGAATTAAAGGAAAGGCTGCTCTTCCTCAAGTAACGAAGAGCTCAATCTCTGCCATCGGCATTGCTTCTCTAATGAGAGTTTTCCTTTTCCTTGCGACACTTGGCATCGTTTCTCAGGGACTTCAGCTGGATCCTGCCAATCCGCCTGCCTCTGTCTTTAAGTATGCAGCGGGCAACGCAGGATACAAAATGTTTGGTGTCATCATGTGGGCAGCAGCCGTCACATCTGTCGTCGGCGCAGCTTATACATCTGTTTCCTTCATCCGGACATTCAGCCCTGTGATTGAAAAATACCACAAATGGTTTATTGTCGGTTTTATTGCCATTTCAACTGCCGTATTTGTTAGCATCGGCCAGCCGGTAAAAATCTTGATTTTAGCCGGTTCCCTGAACGGATTAATCCTGCCTCTTGCCCTTGGCGTCATGCTGATTGCGGCTCATAAAGTGAAGCTTGTCGGTGATTACAAACATCCTGTCTGGCTTACTATTTTTGGAGCAGTGATCGTTGTTGCCATGGCCATCATGGGAGGATATTCACTCTTCACAGGACTTCCTAAACTGTTCTAA